The proteins below come from a single Drosophila miranda strain MSH22 chromosome Y unlocalized genomic scaffold, D.miranda_PacBio2.1 Contig_Y1_pilon, whole genome shotgun sequence genomic window:
- the LOC117191816 gene encoding uncharacterized protein LOC117191816 has product MHHVGYDAAKKFNRIYDNTLPSYQLYVRRHELRSLAQLTILAMEYESIQERNILATPIPPRQPPRYTRPMAQRAQNEGETNRAQFRKTHWNVPEPARVPHLVGAPVQEATQPPLQVQDGRIVARVTIGARCTDATVDTGASRSFINADLARQLDHNNDLREACVQILLADGCAREITQILLARVRLDERKVQMPLLVLSNMLEQVIVKMDFLCATDTMIQCGTTRLFHQGHQRPVSNTPMITACQVHTPGPMNSRPPPPTNPPIRNETQAQETRNTKPTAAMRRTSPTPINQKSSKATKKASRSSEATDAAPPTKEKE; this is encoded by the coding sequence ATGCACCACGTCGGGTACGACGCTGCCAAAAAATTTAACAGGATCTACGACAACACTCTCCCATCGTATCAGCTATACGTGCGAAGACACGAACTACGAAGCCTagcacaactcacgatattggcCATGGAATACGAAAGTATACAGGAGAGGAATATCTTAGCAACGCCCATCCCCCCCCGACAACCACCAAGGTACACACGGCCAATGGCACAACGAGCGCAAAACGAAGGCGAGACGAATCGGGCCCAATTCCGAAAAACCCACTGGAACGTCCCGGAACCCGCAAGGGTGCCACACCTTGTCGGCGCTCCAGTCCAGGaagctacgcagcccccgctACAAGTACAAGACGGCCGGATAGTGGCGAGAGTAACCATCGGAGCACGGTGCACGGATGCCACGGTCGACACCGGAGCCTCGCGAAGCTTCATCAACGCCGACCTCGCCCGCCAACTCGATCACAACAACGACCTGCGAGAGGCGTGCGTCCAGATCCTCCTGGCCGACGGCTGCGCACGCGAGATAACTCAGATCTTGCTAGCGCGCGTCCGACTAGACGAGCGGAAGGTTCAGATGCCGCTCTTAGTACTATCGAATATGCTCGAGCAAGTCATAGTAAAGATGGATTTCCTATGCGCCACCGACACGATGATACAGTGCGGCACCACACGCCTCTTCCATCAAGGTCACCAACGCCCCGTCTCAAACACGCCGATGATCACCGCCTGCCAAGTACACACCCCAGGACCCATGAACTCCAGACCCCCGCCGCCGACGAATCCCCCGATACGAAACGAGACACAAGCACAAGAAACGAGGAACACAAAACCCACGGCAGCAATGAGGCGCACTAGCCCCACGCCGATAAACCAAAAATCAAGCAAAGCAACGAAGAAAGCGAGCCGGTCCTCCGAGGCAACCGACGCGGCTCCACCAACGAAGGAAAAAGAATGA
- the LOC117192082 gene encoding uncharacterized protein LOC117192082, which yields MAEWIRKWGIQFDGQDDPLFFVELLEVRTLSYGVDINCLPRAMAELLTDRANRWFRTSQLQTASWTDFRQYRVPSGPSSVRTEFRQEFLAFFLPPRYFEQLEDQIKDRKQAVGDPFKDFTIELRLLMHHAG from the coding sequence ATGGCGGAATGGATTCGAAAGTGGGGAATCCAGTTCGACGGGCAGGATGACCCACTGTTTTTCGTTGAGCTACTGGAGGTGCGTACCCTCTCGTACGGGGTAGACATAAACTGCCTGCCGCGAGCCATGGCGGAGCTCCTCACCGACCGAGCCAACCGATGGTTCCGCACCAGCCAACTACAGACCGCCTCATGGACCGACTTCCGTCAGTACCGAGTTCCGTCAGGACCGAGTTCCGTCAGGACCGAGTTCCGTCAGGAATTCCTAGCCTTCTTCCTGCCTCCCAGGTACTTCGAGCAGCTGGAAGACCAGATCAAGGACCGCAAACAAGCGGTAGGCGATCCGTTCAAGGACTTCACCATCGAGCTCCGTttgctcatgcaccacgccgggtaA